ATTATGGTTGTAGAAATTCCAAAAATTAATTGTCACCATAGATTTCCATCAGAATAGTTTGTGTAGTAGTTATATCCTGTATAGAAATGTTCTCATTGAGAAATTATTCTTAGATCTTTTAATTTCCTGAAGGTTTCCTTTACATCATTGTTCCTTAAGCTGTATATTATGGGATTCAGCATAGGAATCACCACAGTATAAAAAACAGATCCCACTTTGACAACAAGCCATGAATTCTTGGAATGGGGAATACAATAGAGGAAGAGGATGGTGCCATAAAAGATGGAAACAGCTGTCAAGTGGGAGGCACAAGTGGAGAAAGCTTTACACCTCCCACTGGCTGAATGAATTTTGAGGAtagtgacaaaaatgaaaagataagatATAAGGATAATGATGAGGGTACAAAATGCACTGAGATTTGCAAATATAAAAAGTATTACCTCACTGAAGTGTTTATCAGAGCAGGAAGCAGAGAGGATGACAGAATATTCACATgcaaaattattaatgattttggtTTCACAAAATGACAATATAAGAAGTGAGTAGGTGAGCATAATAGAGGAAATGGTGCCCCATGTGTATGCTATAGTCACTAGTAGGGCACAGAATTTTGGGGACATGAAAACTGAGTAGAGGAAAGGATAGCATATAGCAACAAAGCGGTCGTAGGCCATCACGGCCAACATGACCATCTCTGTCACTACAAAGATGACACCAATGGTAAACTGTGAGATGCAGCCCTTGATGGAGATAGTTCTATCTTCTACAACTAAGTTTTCTAATAGTTTTGGTGTAACTATAGTGGAGTAACAGAAGTCCACAAAGGACaggtgaccaaggaaaaaatacatgggtGTATGGAGTTTAGGATTTGTCCTGATGATCACAATCATGCCCACATTCCCTACTACAGTGATTGAATAGATGGTGAAGAACAATAGAAAGAGGGGAACCTGGAGCTCTGGATAATCAGAGAATCCTAAGAGGATGAACATGATAGTAGTACTCTGATTCTGGTCAGTGTTCACCATGATCCCTGTtggagagaattagaaaaaagcatcaTGAGAAGGAAAACATGAATGAAATTGAGCAACACAGGATAAGGAGAATATGAATTGGTAGATAATGATTACAATCATTATGAAAATAACAGTTGGATTAGTTTGAAacttggtattttgaaaaaaaaattaaatcttacattctgtctttgagtcaatactatgtattggttccaaggcataagagtggaatgggctaggcaatgggggttaagtgacttgcccagggtcacacaactaggaagtgtctgaagtcacatatgaacctaggacctcctgtctctaggccaggctttcaaccccctgagccacccagctgtcccctaaaaGTTAGTACTTACTCTCAAATCCTTTATATTTAGGTTGAGAGGAAGTCATGGAGtatgaaagaagatacaaaagaaagaataacATAGAGAATGATCTGAACAGAAAGATGTccataaattaataaattctagtaAAAACCCATAGTTTAAGTAATGTTCATTctagaaaatagctaaatcagttCCTTCAAGTAAAGGGAAATCTACTAACTCCTAAGGCAGCAAATTTCTATTCTTCAAACATCTAAATTTATTGGAAAAGGTGTCTCATCACCCCTTGTCTTTTGACATTAATTGCATCATTTTGGGTATGTCTAAAAAAAATAAGTCTAAGCTCTTTTTCAAGTAACAACcttcaaaaatttgaaaaaatataacataACAACTAAACCACTTTTGTATTCTTTTCTTGGAAGAAGAGATATCACAAGTAAAAATGACATTAAATGAGATGTCTTTCTACAATAGCAAAAGGtggacaaaagagaaagagagacagagagagggtcacagagaagaagagagacagagagatagatacacagagagaaacagattgATACAGAGAGAGTAACAGAAAGAATGAATGTTCATTTGAGGAGGCACAGTTCACTGAAAGTTGTTAGTCATGCCGGGGTTATGTAGAATAGGGAATAGGTCAGGGAAGAGAGATAGAATTTCAATTTGGATTTCCCTTGTTACAGAAATGGAAGACTATTCCACAATAGCTATAAGAAAATATGCTTTCCAAATActtaaaattccattttagtGGTATATCCTGACATATGTTTTATTACAATGTTGCTTTTCATCTAGGATTAGAACTATTTGATCATCCACTCTATTCTCTACTACTTCCGTCTGTTCCCACATTAGCTTCCAtcctttctatatcttttttaTCCCCTGATCTGTCATTAAGTACAAATTCCAGATTTTTCCAGTTATGCATTCTTTTCTTCTATGAACCAAAACTTATTCCCAGAGGATAATTTTTTGTTAATTATCATCATTCTGCTCTAATGCCATGTCCAACAgtcataaattttatttcatgatttctAAATTTCTTAAATTCTAAAGAGCTGCCATTTCcgtattttataaaatatttgtgtgATCTCCTGACCAAAGGCCTCTGCTAACTATCTCAGCTTATCTGTACCTGTGCCCTTTTAAAActgtcttggctacaaatggctaagtgaaatattactgcattctgtcctacatacttgtgggatagaaattactttaaactggacctatacaaggtctattttgaatttttcttatgtttttgattatttttctattcttttgataattgacacatacacccccataactgaacattgcattctgagctaaacttgatattttttttaaatacttacttcaggggggattgtattttaatttaaaatctaagaaattttccaagtatgaattttttgaattgaatttttgaaaaaatccaagaattttgtttaagattttactttttataaaaaattcaaagattttgattttgtggcatatgattgtaatggaatactaccacaccataagaaatggtgaacaagttaattttttaacatgtaaagacctacatgaaatcatgaagaatgaaataagcaaaaccaagagatcATAATATAAAGAAACAGATTGTTTGGAAAATGAATTATTCATCCCAACCATCAGAGaaacaaatgataaatagaaagaagcaagacataatattatatttacatatatcttttttaataATCACATCTTTAATGTGGgtatggaagagagaaagagatctgCAAATTTCAAGGTAACAGGTTAATTAATTGAAAGTAAACAATTTCTATCTCAATTATATCTTTACCAGTAGCATTAGTTTCAACCCAGATTGTCTACTGTTTATACCATCAACACATTGTATGTTTCTGGCTCCACAACTTTGATTTCACCATATTCTTTTCATCAGTTACCTCCTTCTGCTTTTTGAATTATAGAAATCTTAAATTTTCCAAAAGCATTGTGCAaatctttcctcattttccaactctTCCTTGATCCATCTGTGTCCACTGACTACCCTCTTCTCTCAAAACTGTCAGTAAACTTTTGTTACATATATTAGACTCTTAACTGTATTTTGAGTACTTGTGTTGCTCTTCGTGGGCAAACGCTCACTTCCCTAACATGGATCATGAGACTTAATATCAGGGAAGGTGTTTTATAACTCTATACTTTCAAGAGGTTGAAACAAGATATACAAAATcggtaaaaattaattttaaggagtaggagaaagaggaagagaaatgttCTTGAAAACTTCAGTTCACCAAACCAATTCATTCTATTTCACTTTAAATGTTTAGAACATCTGACTGATATAAAACTTAAATATTCCTGTTTATGTCTATCCCATTCTTCCTAGGTCTAGCCTATTATATTCAAGATAGTCATAATTCTCCCCTTCCTAAGtcttattttatcatttattaaatatgacATACTTGTCCATTCTTAAGGTGTCATAGTGTTATATTGCAATAATGTACATTTATCAATTAAAGTTTGCCTTACTGTCTTATATTTAAGATGATTGCTTGGGTTTCTTTAGGTTTTATGATTGTATTGTTAATCTAATATTCTCTGAAAAAAAGAActctaaaataattataattttcaaaatagtAACCCAATAAATTAGGTTCCAATAGTATATTTGCTCTGTTTTTTACTAGATTAACATTTTGCTGACAATCCTACTCTTCCCAACCTATACCCATTCTCAATTCCTTTCAATTTCCATACCTTGAACATAACTGCCAGTTGAACTTCAATATATCAGTAGTGGTCTTTGTATATACCTGTTAACTTTTCCAACACTTACTAAAAGCCTATTGGGTACCTCTTAACACCCATGGATATTACATTCTATGCACAACAATCatttacaaaagtgaataataaggatgatgatgatgatgatgatgaaagtgATCTGAGATAAACCTTTCTCTGCCCCCCCCTACTTTGGGGACAGTTATTGTCTGATTTTTCTATGAGAGGAATATTCTGATTTCCAGTCAATAGACAAGAAAAAATGTGTGGGGAAGGAAATTACCAGACTTATCTACTCACCAGAACATAAATTCTTCTGGATGTCTCATTTCCTAGATGAATAGCGCAGATGGCATATCTAGTGAAATACTAATTTAATTATTAGATCCCTTCTTATTTTATCCATAATGATCAAACTCAGAATTAACCCAGTACTATACattaagagaaaatgtctttttcaCTGACTATAGAAGGAGGATGTAGTTCTCTCCATTTTAAAGCAAAGCTTAGAGTCAAAGACATGTCTTCCAACTCCATCTTGAACCTGATTATTAAATGACTCATGCTgcagaatttatatttttctgcAAGACCTTTGAGATTCAGGCCCTAGAGGCTCTCTACTGACCTCACATAGATGGACTTAAAAGAAgtgattcaacaacaacaacaaaaaaaaaaaggtcttgcTATGTTACTGTCAGAGAAGAGAATAGAATTTTCTGAAGTCATAATGATCTTGCATTTGGAATTCTTTTCCATCGTCCCAAATATTGACACAGATTTTCTGTAAGATTATACAATGTATAATTAGATGCTGATTATCatgtaatttaataaattaaccTCAGAGAACTTGAAGGTGAGCCTTCATCAGCATCACCTTATTAAGAATTTCTTCAGAGGACTTaatcaatatttctttactgCACCTAGCGTATAACAAGTAAGATATTGTAAAAAGTAGACTTGAAGATATAGAATTTCTTCCTTACACTAACTTTTGGCAAAAGCAATCAAAtataataagatataaaataataattacaaatataaaaagtccACGTGGTTATCAAAGCTCAGGAATCCTTGGGCAAGAAGATCTTCTCTGGGGATTCTGCTGTTATGATTCCTGCACACTAACACCACTGAACTCATAATATCATCTCCATTGCTAGACATTGTTTCTACATGGATACATTATTTCCCAGATATACAAAGCAGATGATAGTCATAgaacataaatattttatgataggacagctcagtggattgataggcAAGATGTTAGATTGGAGATTCTATGTTCAAATATTGCcacagacactttccagctatgtgaccctgggcaagtcatattaTCTAGGTTTTTACCAGTcttctgttcttctgtcttggaattgatgcacaatattaattctaaaatggaatttaaggtgatatatatatatatatatatatatatatatatatatatatatatatatatatatatataccttgttTAACATCCTGCCTACATTCAGTAAATAAGGAAGTTGGAGATATTTCTAGTTAGTTACCtagttggaaaaacatttaatgtACAATTATAATGTTCCACGCCCCACAATTTACATGGAATATACAAAAGAACTCAGAATTAAATGGAAGAAACCACAAAGGTTAAAGTACATGTACAACATGTCTCTATAGTAGGGATATTCAGGTGTGATGCAATTGCTTTCTTATCAAAAAGTATTGCATCTGTGCCAGATGTCCACCATACAAGAATATGATTTGAATTAAAATAGGTTGCATAGAAAGTTTAGCCATAATAAGCTAATATTTATCAAATCTACAAGGATTTATAAAACACATCTAGGTTctgaagaaacaaaacaaagataaatcaatctatatttttaaagaacttacattttaacataataacaaaaataatggcaagtagttttaaataaataaataactctgACATTTATCAGTCATCTAAATGTTGGAGACTAAACCTAGAGATCAGTATCCCTGGAATATGGTGTTTAataggaaaaaagcatttattaagtacttactatgttccagacactgtttTAAGCAgcaaaattacatatataaacaaagaaagacagttcctgccttcaaagaacttatattctaacgAGTGAAGCCAATGCatgaaaggaagctgaaaaagcCTAAAAGAATGAATCTTTTCTCTGAATTCTACATGATTTCTCTATCATGTAGGATATCTCAACCACATCTAGGAactctcaaatttttttaatatattttgttctgAAAATGTGGAGgggccaaatggaaatggagggatGCAGCAGAGCTTTGAGAACTGAattaagagataataagggggtaaaataaattgtcattaaaaatattacaggGAGTCTATTGCTGGAATTAGTTACATCTGGTGCTGATTGGCAGTCTTTTACACAGTCTTTTTCAAAAGTCCTCTCCCTATTACAGTATCGTTTCCAGGGAAGAGAGGAGTTCTGGGTATTGCTCACAATGGAGCAAAGGCCCTGGTCATAGtacaaaaggaaagaggaattctAGCACTTGTGGCTTCAGGTGATGTGAGACCTTtcctggagatgagagagaggACCAGAAGAGCAAAAATCATAAATCTATCTGAAACACACCTCCTTGAAAGCAACAAAATCTTTCATATTCCCAGAACTGAATCTGAAAACAACAGTTCAAAGGGGTCTGAACCTTGGGAAAATGACTCCTCAGTCCTAGAAGAGCAAAGCccaatttaaaataaagtttaaagtaaaaaatgactggaaaaataagcaaatatttttaaaaaatcaatttgaccataaaagcttttattttgaagataaaattgaCCTAAActcagaaaaatacaataatgtgaaaattattgaaaattataaattattattttaagaaagactcaaagaaaaatgtacaaTTTAAAAACATATTCTGCCTCTTTTACCACAACTCTAACATTCAATAAACAAGTTCATGAAGTTGGAGATATTGCTTATCAGCTAGATAAGACACAAATATTTAATAGATACTTATAATGTTCCAAGCAATATGCTTTATACTGTGGATACATAAAGGAACTCAGaatttaatggaaaagaaaagaagcaaatgtACTTTGACAACATATGCAGGGTAGATAGACTTCCAGGTGTGATGTAACCTCCTTCTTTCTAAataatatcaattttattttttccagatttcttGTCAATAtgatttcttaatattcattttctattattttgcaatccatattccctccctcttccactcCTCCCCTCCTCAAGCAGGCAAGTAATATGACAtaagttatataaaaatatatatacatatatatatacatatatattcatacatatatatgtaaatgcacataatacatatttctatgttcaccatgttgtgaaagaaaacacatattgcttgcagtaaagaaaaaaatcagagacaagaaaaagaatggcatgtttcaatttaCATTCTTACTCTATCTGTTCTTGCTTTGCCTCTATACTTAGGT
This DNA window, taken from Monodelphis domestica isolate mMonDom1 chromosome 6, mMonDom1.pri, whole genome shotgun sequence, encodes the following:
- the LOC100020907 gene encoding olfactory receptor 1165-like, which gives rise to MVNTDQNQSTTIMFILLGFSDYPELQVPLFLLFFTIYSITVVGNVGMIVIIRTNPKLHTPMYFFLGHLSFVDFCYSTIVTPKLLENLVVEDRTISIKGCISQFTIGVIFVVTEMVMLAVMAYDRFVAICYPFLYSVFMSPKFCALLVTIAYTWGTISSIMLTYSLLILSFCETKIINNFACEYSVILSASCSDKHFSEVILFIFANLSAFCTLIIILISYLFIFVTILKIHSASGRCKAFSTCASHLTAVSIFYGTILFLYCIPHSKNSWLVVKVGSVFYTVVIPMLNPIIYSLRNNDVKETFRKLKDLRIISQ